A genome region from Thermomonospora amylolytica includes the following:
- a CDS encoding TetR family transcriptional regulator, producing the protein MPRIAAARPPAEPSSPEQRDRRQRILRAAARIGAEKSLERVQMHEVAKAAGVAIGTLYRYFPSKVHLFAAVMCAQIERFREGIRPPEPGIAPEDAVGDLMVQASRELLSRPVLATSMLYSCNAASAATVADAIRIDTMFREIVLDALGVQTPTAQDVTLVRLLLQCWYGVLQSSLNGRSSMADVEGDIRLASRLLLAPRSNAARG; encoded by the coding sequence GTGCCGAGGATCGCCGCAGCACGGCCGCCGGCCGAGCCGAGCTCGCCCGAGCAGCGGGACAGGCGTCAGCGCATCCTCCGTGCGGCGGCGCGGATCGGGGCGGAGAAGTCGCTGGAACGGGTGCAGATGCACGAGGTGGCCAAGGCCGCCGGGGTGGCGATCGGCACGCTGTACCGGTATTTCCCCTCGAAGGTCCACCTGTTCGCGGCGGTGATGTGCGCGCAGATCGAGCGGTTCCGGGAGGGCATCCGGCCGCCGGAGCCCGGCATCGCCCCTGAGGACGCGGTCGGCGACCTGATGGTGCAGGCCAGCCGGGAGCTGCTGAGCCGGCCGGTGCTGGCGACCTCGATGCTGTACTCGTGCAACGCGGCCAGCGCGGCGACGGTGGCGGACGCGATCCGGATCGACACCATGTTCCGCGAGATCGTGCTGGACGCGCTCGGCGTCCAGACCCCCACCGCGCAGGACGTGACGCTGGTGCGGCTGCTGCTGCAGTGCTGGTACGGGGTGCTGCAGTCGAGCCTGAACGGGCGGTCGTCGATGGCCGACGTGGAGGGCGACATCCGGCTCGCCAGCCGCCTGCTGCTGGCCCCCCGCTCCAACGCCGCCCGGGGCTGA
- the groL gene encoding chaperonin GroEL (60 kDa chaperone family; promotes refolding of misfolded polypeptides especially under stressful conditions; forms two stacked rings of heptamers to form a barrel-shaped 14mer; ends can be capped by GroES; misfolded proteins enter the barrel where they are refolded when GroES binds) — MAAKMIAFDEEARRGLERGMNQLADAVKVTLGPKGRNVVLEKKWGAPTITNDGVSIAKEIELEDPWEKIGAELVKEVAKKTDDVAGDGTTTATVLAQALVREGLRNVAAGANPMSLKRGIEAAVERVSEELSKLAKDVETKEQIASTASISAGDTQIGEMIAEAMDKVGKEGVITVEESNTFGLELELTEGMRFDKGYIAPQFMTDPDRLEAVLDEPYILLVDGKVSAGRDLLPVLEAVKQTGRPLLVVADDIEGEALATLLLNKLHGVFKSVAVKAPGFGDRRKAMLGDIATLSGGQVISEEVGLKLENTTLDMLGRAKRVVVTKDETTIVDGAGDAGEIAGRVNQIRTEIEATDSDYDREKLQERLAKLAGGVAVIKAGAATEVELKERKHRIEDAVRNAKAAVEEGIVPGGGVALLQAGARAFDGLTLTGDEATGANIVRRALEEPLKQIAVNAGLEGGVVAEKVRTLPPGHGLNAATGEYTDLFAAGVIDPAKVTRSALQNAASIAALFLTTEAVITEKPEQTQAAPEGAGMDF, encoded by the coding sequence ATGGCGGCGAAGATGATCGCGTTCGACGAGGAGGCCCGCCGGGGTCTTGAGCGCGGGATGAACCAGCTTGCCGACGCGGTCAAGGTGACCCTTGGTCCCAAGGGCCGCAATGTGGTGCTGGAGAAGAAGTGGGGCGCCCCCACGATCACCAATGACGGTGTGTCCATCGCCAAGGAGATCGAGCTGGAGGACCCCTGGGAGAAGATCGGCGCGGAGCTGGTCAAGGAGGTCGCCAAGAAGACCGACGATGTGGCCGGTGACGGCACCACCACCGCGACCGTGCTGGCCCAGGCCCTGGTCCGTGAGGGCCTGCGGAACGTCGCGGCGGGCGCCAACCCGATGTCGCTGAAGCGGGGCATCGAGGCGGCCGTGGAGCGGGTCAGTGAGGAGCTGTCCAAGCTGGCCAAGGACGTGGAGACCAAGGAGCAGATCGCCTCCACCGCGTCCATCTCCGCGGGGGACACGCAGATCGGTGAGATGATCGCCGAGGCGATGGACAAGGTCGGCAAGGAAGGCGTCATCACGGTCGAGGAGAGCAACACCTTCGGGCTGGAGCTGGAGCTCACCGAGGGCATGCGCTTCGACAAGGGCTACATCGCCCCGCAGTTCATGACCGACCCGGACCGCCTCGAGGCCGTTCTCGACGAGCCCTACATCCTGCTGGTGGACGGCAAGGTCTCGGCGGGCAGGGACCTGCTCCCGGTCCTGGAGGCGGTCAAGCAGACCGGAAGGCCCCTGCTCGTCGTCGCGGACGACATCGAGGGCGAGGCCCTCGCCACGCTGCTGCTCAACAAGCTCCACGGCGTGTTCAAGTCGGTGGCGGTCAAGGCGCCGGGCTTCGGTGACCGTCGCAAGGCCATGCTCGGGGACATCGCCACCCTGTCCGGCGGCCAGGTGATCAGCGAAGAGGTCGGCCTCAAGCTGGAGAACACCACCCTGGACATGCTCGGCCGGGCCAAGCGCGTGGTGGTGACCAAGGACGAGACCACCATCGTGGACGGTGCCGGTGACGCAGGCGAGATCGCGGGCCGGGTCAACCAGATCCGCACCGAGATCGAGGCCACCGACTCCGACTACGACCGGGAGAAGCTGCAGGAGCGGCTGGCCAAGCTGGCCGGCGGCGTGGCGGTCATCAAGGCCGGCGCGGCCACCGAGGTCGAGCTCAAGGAGCGCAAGCACCGCATCGAGGACGCCGTCCGCAACGCCAAGGCGGCCGTCGAGGAGGGCATCGTCCCCGGCGGCGGCGTCGCCCTCCTCCAGGCCGGCGCCAGGGCGTTCGACGGCCTGACCCTCACCGGCGACGAGGCCACGGGGGCGAACATCGTCAGGCGCGCCCTCGAGGAACCGCTCAAGCAGATCGCCGTCAACGCCGGCCTCGAGGGCGGCGTCGTCGCCGAGAAGGTCCGCACCCTCCCGCCCGGCCACGGACTGAACGCCGCCACCGGCGAGTACACCGACCTGTTCGCGGCCGGGGTCATCGACCCCGCCAAGGTCACCCGGTCGGCGCTGCAGAACGCCGCCTCCATCGCGGCGCTGTTCCTGACCACCGAGGCCGTCATCACGGAGAAGCCCGAGCAGACCCAGGCGGCCCCGGAGGGCGCCGGCATGGACTTCTGA
- a CDS encoding ABC transporter ATP-binding protein, with protein sequence METGGNDGPVIEVRDLRMRYGSADVLRGVDFHVGRGEVVALLGPNGAGKTTTIEILEGFRLRSAGQVRVLGTDPGRGDEAWRARLGVVLQSWRDHGRWKVRDLLDHLARYYTPYRRPYDPDELMALVGLTGQADTMLHRLSGGQRRRVDVAVGLVGRPELLFLDEPTVGFDPQARQEFHELVRRLAELEDTAILLTTHDLDEAEKLAGRILILVGGVIVADGTPAELARQVSGKTEVRYTRDGERYVENVEDGTAHVRDLFARYGDAIGDLEVRRARLEDVYLAMVRDFESERRGGSSPHKEVA encoded by the coding sequence ATGGAAACAGGCGGCAATGACGGCCCCGTGATCGAGGTCCGTGATCTGCGCATGCGCTACGGCTCCGCCGACGTGCTCCGCGGAGTGGACTTCCACGTCGGCCGGGGCGAGGTCGTCGCCCTGCTCGGGCCGAACGGCGCGGGCAAGACGACCACCATCGAGATCCTGGAGGGATTCCGGCTGCGTTCGGCCGGACAGGTCCGCGTGCTCGGCACCGACCCCGGGCGCGGCGACGAGGCATGGCGCGCCCGGCTCGGCGTCGTGCTCCAGTCCTGGCGCGACCACGGCCGGTGGAAGGTGCGGGACCTCCTCGACCACCTCGCCCGCTACTACACCCCCTACCGCAGGCCCTACGACCCCGACGAGCTGATGGCCCTCGTCGGCCTGACCGGGCAGGCCGACACGATGCTCCACAGGCTGTCCGGCGGGCAGCGCCGCCGCGTGGACGTGGCGGTCGGGCTGGTCGGCCGGCCCGAGCTGCTGTTCCTGGACGAGCCCACGGTCGGCTTCGACCCCCAGGCCAGGCAGGAGTTCCACGAGCTGGTGCGGCGGCTGGCCGAGCTGGAGGACACCGCGATCCTGCTCACCACCCACGACCTGGACGAGGCCGAGAAGCTCGCCGGCCGGATCCTCATCCTGGTCGGCGGCGTGATCGTCGCCGACGGCACCCCGGCGGAACTGGCCCGGCAGGTCTCCGGCAAGACCGAGGTCCGCTACACCCGCGACGGCGAGCGGTACGTGGAGAACGTCGAGGACGGCACCGCCCACGTGCGCGACCTGTTCGCCCGGTACGGCGACGCGATCGGCGACCTGGAGGTCCGCCGCGCCCGCCTGGAGGACGTCTACCTGGCCATGGTCCGCGACTTCGAGTCCGAGCGGCGTGGGGGGTCGTCCCCCCACAAGGAGGTGGCATGA
- a CDS encoding ABC transporter permease has translation MSARMVAVRAGLHRARLELRQALTSVQELWNLLFFPVIGMFAMFMFRGNDVPGTGFSLGAHAVPGILAMNMMFSGMMGLAITLTMDREDGTLLRAKATPNGVIGYLTGRILSRGGLTVAGLLLPLVPAAFVFDGLDLGRASAWLTLAWVLALGLPAVLAIGAILGSLFTSAQSVGVVMVPLTLLIAISGVFYPITAFPGWVEWIAQAFPLYWLGLGMRSAMLPDPLAAAEIGDSWRHLETAGVLGLWAVAGLVLAPRVLRRMARRESGTDLAARRKKAMQWS, from the coding sequence ATGAGCGCCCGCATGGTCGCCGTCCGCGCGGGGCTGCACCGCGCCCGGCTGGAGCTCCGTCAGGCCCTGACCAGCGTGCAGGAACTGTGGAACCTGCTGTTCTTCCCGGTCATCGGGATGTTCGCGATGTTCATGTTCCGCGGCAACGACGTGCCGGGCACCGGCTTCTCCCTCGGCGCCCACGCCGTGCCCGGCATCCTCGCGATGAACATGATGTTCAGCGGGATGATGGGGCTGGCGATCACCCTCACCATGGACCGCGAGGACGGCACGCTGCTGCGCGCCAAGGCCACCCCGAACGGCGTGATCGGCTATCTGACCGGCCGGATCCTCAGCCGGGGCGGCCTGACCGTCGCCGGCCTGCTCCTCCCGCTGGTCCCGGCCGCGTTCGTCTTCGACGGGCTGGACCTGGGCCGGGCGTCGGCGTGGCTGACGCTGGCGTGGGTGCTGGCCCTCGGGCTGCCGGCGGTCCTGGCGATCGGCGCGATCCTCGGGTCGCTGTTCACCAGCGCCCAGTCGGTGGGCGTCGTCATGGTGCCGCTGACGCTGCTGATCGCGATCTCCGGGGTGTTCTACCCGATCACCGCGTTCCCCGGCTGGGTGGAGTGGATCGCCCAGGCGTTCCCGCTGTACTGGCTGGGCCTGGGCATGCGCTCGGCGATGCTGCCGGACCCGCTGGCCGCCGCCGAGATCGGCGACTCGTGGCGGCATCTGGAGACCGCCGGGGTGCTCGGCCTGTGGGCGGTCGCCGGGCTCGTCCTCGCGCCGCGGGTGCTGCGGCGGATGGCGCGGCGCG
- a CDS encoding 3-oxoacyl-ACP reductase, producing MSSDLSLAGRTAVVTGAGGGLGRSEALALAARGAAVVVNDVGPAAGDVVAEIESAGGRAVAVTGDVGDWSLGDKLVAAAVEEFGSLDIVVNNAGVLRDRMLFNLSESDWDDVIRVHLKGHAAVSRAAAVHWRAAAKAAGGPVYARVINTSSEAFLFGPAGQPNYAAAKAGIVALTLSTAQGLARYGVRANAICPRARTAMTAEQFAEGVAPGGLDVMAPERVGTFVGYLASPAAGHVSGQVFVVYGDMVALMAAPAVEHKWTADGGVFSVEELDAKLTSYFEGRDPFRTYAAWSVHALDTTGVSRFPGS from the coding sequence ATGAGCAGTGACCTCAGCCTGGCGGGGCGGACCGCCGTCGTCACCGGCGCGGGCGGCGGGCTCGGCCGCAGCGAGGCCCTGGCGCTGGCCGCGCGGGGCGCCGCCGTCGTCGTCAACGACGTCGGGCCGGCCGCCGGCGACGTGGTGGCCGAGATCGAGTCCGCCGGCGGCCGGGCGGTGGCGGTGACCGGCGACGTGGGCGACTGGTCGCTGGGCGACAAGCTGGTCGCCGCCGCGGTCGAGGAGTTCGGCTCGCTGGACATCGTGGTCAACAACGCGGGCGTGCTGCGCGACCGGATGCTGTTCAACCTGTCGGAGTCCGACTGGGACGACGTGATCCGCGTGCACCTCAAGGGGCATGCGGCGGTGTCGCGGGCCGCCGCGGTGCACTGGCGCGCCGCCGCCAAGGCCGCGGGCGGGCCGGTGTACGCCCGGGTGATCAACACCTCGTCGGAGGCGTTCCTGTTCGGCCCGGCGGGCCAGCCCAACTATGCGGCGGCCAAGGCCGGGATCGTCGCGCTCACCCTGTCCACCGCCCAGGGCCTGGCCCGCTACGGGGTGCGCGCCAACGCGATCTGCCCGCGCGCCCGCACGGCGATGACCGCCGAGCAGTTCGCCGAGGGCGTCGCCCCCGGCGGGCTGGACGTCATGGCCCCCGAACGGGTCGGGACGTTCGTCGGCTACCTGGCCTCCCCCGCCGCCGGGCACGTCAGCGGCCAGGTGTTCGTCGTGTACGGGGACATGGTGGCGCTGATGGCCGCGCCGGCCGTGGAGCACAAGTGGACCGCCGACGGCGGCGTCTTCTCGGTCGAGGAACTGGACGCCAAGCTCACCTCGTACTTCGAGGGCCGCGACCCGTTCCGGACGTACGCGGCCTGGAGCGTCCACGCCCTGGACACCACCGGCGTCAGCAGGTTCCCCGGCTCCTGA
- a CDS encoding MerR family transcriptional regulator, with translation MRIAANLQIPGATLARRRTPLRPVDLARAAGVSTQQIRNYEDAGILPPAPRTASGYRRYDDRHMRALLAYRALLRGFGPVHARAIMQAVHEGDVAGALAVVDACHAALHEERRSLQATSEALEIIARRGPDAAGLPRSGMRIGEVAALLRVRTSALRVWEAAGLLAPGREPGTGYRWFGPAEVGHAQMIKMLRDNRYPLDQIRPIMDRLRRTGGTEELHAAVARRREELTRRAAAMLAGAARLHDHLSAAREDAVPAQ, from the coding sequence GTGCGAATCGCCGCTAACCTTCAAATCCCGGGAGCAACCCTGGCGCGAAGGAGGACCCCGCTGCGTCCCGTCGACCTGGCCCGTGCGGCGGGCGTCTCGACCCAGCAGATCCGCAACTACGAGGACGCGGGGATCCTGCCGCCCGCGCCCCGCACCGCCTCCGGCTATCGCCGGTACGACGACCGGCACATGCGGGCCCTGCTCGCCTACCGGGCCCTGCTGCGGGGGTTCGGCCCGGTCCACGCACGGGCGATCATGCAGGCCGTGCACGAGGGGGACGTCGCCGGAGCGCTGGCCGTCGTGGACGCCTGTCATGCGGCGCTGCACGAGGAGCGGCGGTCCCTGCAGGCGACGAGCGAGGCCCTGGAGATCATCGCCCGCCGGGGACCGGACGCGGCGGGGCTGCCGCGCTCGGGCATGCGCATCGGCGAGGTGGCCGCCCTGCTGCGGGTGCGCACCTCCGCGCTGCGCGTCTGGGAGGCCGCCGGGCTGCTGGCCCCCGGACGCGAGCCGGGCACCGGCTACCGGTGGTTCGGCCCGGCGGAGGTCGGCCACGCCCAGATGATCAAGATGCTGCGGGACAACCGCTATCCGCTGGACCAGATCCGGCCCATCATGGACCGGCTGCGCCGGACGGGCGGCACCGAGGAACTGCACGCGGCCGTCGCCCGGCGCCGGGAGGAGCTGACCCGGCGGGCCGCCGCCATGCTCGCGGGCGCCGCCCGGCTGCACGACCACCTGTCGGCGGCCCGGGAGGACGCCGTGCCCGCTCAGTGA